CTTGCATTGTAATGCCGTCTTTACCAGCTGAGTTTTGAATGAATTGCAGAATTTTCTCAGAAAGGGTGGCAGCTGTATCGCCTTCATCGGCATATGATTCAAGCGTGCTTTCAGTAGAGACAGCATCATCTGATTTAGATTGTAGCTGTGATTGTTCTTCAGGGGGAGTTTCTAGGGTAGAAATACCAGCTCGCGTAAGCATTGCTCGATACCTCTCAAGCAGATGTACTGTCATGACGTTAGAATTCCCAACTTCCTGCGTTATTTCAGGTACGATGTATGTCTCATCTTCATACTCCCGGATTTTCCCGACAACAAGCATAAGCTTGGCCTCCGGGGTATTTTCGAGCAAAGCAGCTTCGGTACCCCAAGCTTTAGCCCTGATTGTTTCAGTACCATCATCAATTGTTATACTTGCAAAATTGCCATCACCCGTGTATTTGTTAACAACAAAGCCAAGTACTACTACACGGCGAAGCTCTACACCATGTGGGGATACAACATGGGGGCCATTCTCTTCATCGTATCTGCCATTTACTATATCACTTACACAGGCTCTAACAGCAGTCATTCGTTCAGCCATCATCTTGATTCACCGTGTACAACATCGTATTGGTAAGACCGTATTTATGATATCCCCTTGAAAGGCATTCTTGAATGTTTGTGATTGTACCGGTTTTATGTAGATCTTCAGCTAGAAGAAATCTTCTAACGCACTCTGTCGAGTGGTATCGCGAATCTTTTCTAATGATGCTTCCAGCCTCTCAAGCGAGCTATCTACCCGACTTCTGCTAAAATCGTGCTCATTACACAAGATAGTTCGAATGCCATCAAAATTTGGATCCTCCCACTCTGGTGCTTCGACCGTTGCTTGAGGAGATCTCAAGAAGATGCTACGAATCTGTTCATAAGGAAAATCAAAATCATAGTCAGTAGCTGATTCAATTTCCTCCAGAGTGCCATGTTTCTTCACCAGCTTCAACGCAGTCTTGGGACCAATGCCTTTAGGGGAATCATTGTAATCAGTACCGATGAGAATAGCTATATCTATCAACTGTTCCTGACTGATTTCAAGCAGTCGGAGGTTAAGGTCAAGATCAATGAGTTCCGGCTCGATAGTGATATAACCGCTAGAAGAGCGGGATCTTCTACGTCCGGATATAGTCAAATTTCTTATCATTCTCGGACAGCCGTAAAGTAGTGAATCGTTATCTTGGCTTGCACTTGCCCAGACCAAGTTCTCTTGTACAAGTTGAGCGGCTAACGCTTCTCCTTCGGAGGGTGCTTGTATATGAGGTATACCGAGAGCAGAAAGTAGCTCCTTACTATCAATAACCATCTCTTCAGTGAGTTTGGAGCTTGCTTGAGCCGCCTTTCGAGCATCTTCCATACGACCTTCTTCCTTTGCCTTTTTCCATTCTTTTCGGGCTTCTTTTCGCACCATTCGTCTACGTTCGATTTCTTCAGATTTTAGCTGAGGGGGCTCACCATCAAAGACATACACGGGATGGATGCCCTTCTCAAGCAGATTGATATTTCGGTAGAAGAGCCCACTGAGATGACTTGTTACCCGCCCTTTTCGGTCTTTGAGGGGGGTGCCATCAACCTGACGGATTATCGCCAAGAAGGAGTATATAGAATTGAAAGCATCTACTGCAATCTCACGACCAGATAAATCTGATAGTGAGAGTGTCTCAGCCTGGACGATTGCTCCAAGTTTCGTACCCATGTTCGTATCTCCGGGTTATGCTAACATGACAACACAATATAGGCATAAATCATTGGTGCCAAAGAAATCCATGTAAACAAGGGCGGGCATTTTGCAGCTTACCCTTCGGTAGGTTTATAATTATTCCAAGACTGGCCCAATCTGTCCAGAGCGACTGAAAATACCGATTGGTGATAATTTGTCGTCTATGAAAGCTATAAGATGTACCTCATGCCATCATTCCATTTCACCCAAAGAAAACAGCGTCAAGTTTCGATGCCCTTCATGTGGAGAATTCATTATATGGCGTTGCGAGAATTGCAGACGTTTTTCCATTGATTATACGTGCCCCAATTGTGGCTTTGAAGGGCCCTAAATTAGACAAGAGGATTACAAATGGCACGAGTGATAATCACACTAAAGGTCATGCCCGAGGATGTAGATATCGATCAAGAGGCACTACTAGAGAAGATAAAAGAGAATATCCCAAAAGGTACTGATGTGCGAGCAACCGAAATAGTACCGGTAGCATTCGGTCTGAAAGCAATTAGGATGAATGTTGCTAGGGAGGAATCAATGGGGGGCACAGAAGATATCGAAGAAGCCATAATGGACATTGAGGGTATAGCCCAAGTCGAAGTAGAACGCGTATCAAGAATGTAAGCAGGAATCTCCTATAGCGCAAATTAAATCAGGCGAGAATAGTCCATAGAAGGTATATTCTTATCAAGAAATGTGAGGAATACTATCCTGAACGATGGTTTCTTTCGCCGAACATGAAGTATGTTCACTGAAAGATGTCTAGACTAGACTATCGCTACGGAAAACCTCATTAGCAGTTGAACTGGTTGAAAACTGTGCGGCAGTTGAGGCATGCCAAATATTGTCCTCAGTTCTAGACTCAAATCAGGAGGAAGCATTTAACCTTGGTTGAAATAGTGTTGAAGGTAGCTGAAGCTGAACACAGGGACATAGGCCGGTTCATAGTTCGAATTGATTCGATGTCCATGGATGAAATGGGAATCCGAACCGGTGACATAGTCCAAATTCATGGCAAGAAAGATACAGCAGCGATAGCTTGGCCAGCCTACCAAGGAGACAAAGGCCAAGACATCATCCGAATGGATGGTCGTATTCGGCGAAACGCTGGTGTTAGCTTGGGTGAGAATGTCAAAGTCGAAAGAGCTGATGAAGAGCCAGCACGAAATGTAAGTCTTGCACCAACATCAGTTCCAATCAGCCCAGAGCCCCGATTTGAAGAGTTTGTAAAAAGGAAGCTACTCAATTGTCCGGTTACGAATGGGGATACCGTATTCATACCTATTCTTGGAAGAGCGATTCCCTTCAAAGTCACATCCACGAAACCAGCTGGCACCGTTGTAGTCCAGCATTCAAGCGTGTTATCGATATCAGAGAAACCGACAGGTGACGTTGTGGGAACCTCGCAGGTAACATATGAGGAGATTGGTGGCCTAGAAGAGCCAATTCAACGTATCAGGGAAATGGTGGAACTTCCAATGCGTCATCCCGAAATTTTCAAACGGCTCGGTATCGAACCACCACGAGGGCTCATACTGCATGGTCCACCAGGTACTGGAAAAACACTCCTAGCCAAAGCTGTAGCAAGCGAATCTGAAGCAAACTTCACCCACATCAATGGCCCTGAAATAATGTCCAAATTCTATGGTGAATCCGAACAAAAGCTCAGGAAGATTTTCGAGGATGCAGAAGAGAACGCTCCAAGCATTGTATTCATTGACGAATTGGATGCTATTGCACCGAAAAGAGAAGATGTACAGGGAGAAGTTGAACGTAGAGTCGTTGCTCAGTTACTGGCCACAATGGATGGACTGAAAGCAAGAGGACAAGTCGTAGTTATTGGCGCCACTAATCGAATAAATGCTCTAGACCCTGCTCTGCGCAGACCAGGAAGATTCGATAGGGAGTTAGAAATCGGTGTTCCCGACGAACCGGGACGACTTGAGATTCTACTCATTCACTCAAGGGGTATGCCTTTAACATCGGAAGGAAAAGGCAAAGTGAACTTGGATGAGCTGGCAAAGGTAACTCATGGTTTTGTAGGAGCTGACCTAGAGGCCCTCTGTAGAGAAGCTGCTATGAAGGCCTTGAGGAGATATTTGCCAAGTATCGATCTTGAAGATGAACGTATACCACAAGAAGTTCTTGAAAAACTTGAAGTAAATCGAATGGACTTTACCAGTGCACTACGCGAGATACAACCATCTGCAGTTCGAGAAGTCTTCGTTGAAGTTCCCGATGTACAGTGGGAACAAGTCGGAGGTCTCGATGACGTCATCCAAGAACTAATTGAAGTTGTAGAATGGCCGCTGAAGAAACCCGAAGTTTTCGATCGAATCGGAATCACTGTACCCAAGGGCGTTTTGGTCTTTGGTCCACCCGGATGTGGTAAGACTCTTCTGGCAAAGGCCATAGCTACTGAGAGTGAGGCCAACTTCATCAGTGTCAAGGGACCAGAGCTTCTATCCAAGTGGGTGGGAGAAAGCGAAAAGGCTGTTCGTGAGGTTTTCAGAAAGGCAAGAACTGCCGCACCATCTATCATATTTTTTGATGAAATCGATGCAATCGCTCCAACGAGAGGGAGCGTAACAGGAGATAGTCACGTTAGCGAGCGCGTGATAAGCCAGCTACTGACAGAAATGGATGGATTGGAAGGATTGGAGGATATTCTCGTTTTGGCGGCTACTAACCGACCTGATTTGATTGATCCCGCACTCTTGAGAACCGGACGATTTGATAGATTCGTCTACGTAGATGCACCAGATAAGAAAGGAAGAAAGGAGATTCTTGACATCTACACCAAAGACATGCCACTGGATGATGATGTAGATATTAAGGAACTTGTGAGGAAGACCGAGCATTTTGTGGGTGGAGACATAGAAGCCCTCTGTCGGGAGGCAGGAATGCGGGCTCTACGAGAGGATACAGATATCGAGGTTGTATCAAAGCGCCATTTTGATGCCGCCTTAGAGAAGATTCATCCTTCGGTCACAAAGGATCAACTAGACAAGTTCCAGAGACTCAATCAACAACTTAGAAGAGCTCCGTCGGTTTCTGTTGGACCGCAAGGCTATACAATATGAAGGAAGGAGAACCTTAGTATATGAGCGAAACTTGGACAGCAATTCCACTGCGAAATTTGATAGTCACTATCTTGAGAAAGCGCCATGGTGTCATACTTAATGACGAGCTGAACCGGGCGATACGAAAGGAGTGGGGAAAAGAACCCAGTCGTTCTGAGATGAACGCGGCTCTTATGCAGCTTGAAATCAATGGAATCGTACATGTTAGTCAAATCACAAAAACTAAGCGTCGAATCGAAATAGTTAAGGATGGGCTAGAGTTTCTGGCTGTTGATGAAGACTGAACCGGGTTGATAGGTATGACCCGAAGCAAGATCCTTGCAGCTGGAAAATTCGACATATTGCATCTAGGTCATCTCGCGTACCTAAGACAAGCAAAGGAACTAGCGGGTTCAGATGGACAATTAGTGGTAGTTATTGCACGAGATGATACCATCGAACGGGAAAGAGGGGCACCGCCAGTGTTTCCACAGGAACAGAGACAGCATCTTGTTGAGGCTCTAGAAATGGTTGATAAGGCGGTTATAGGCTACGATAATGAAGACCATGCAGCCATTGTCATAGACATCAAGCCGGATATAGTGGCTCTGGGATACGATCAGAACGCGAATGAGAAATATCTCAAGAAGCGAATGAGTGAGGCAGGGCTTGAAGTAAGAATCGTCAGATTGGATAAGAAGAAGGCTGACGGACTGTGTTCTTCCACTGAAATCAGAAAGCGCATTATTGCATATTACAAAGAAAATGGCAGTATTCCAGGAATGGAATAGCAACCAAGTCTCACACTCAAAGGACTAATTCTCCACGTTCTTCAGCTTTCTGTATTACCATATCCCGAGTCCGCCTTCGATCTACTTCCTTCTTCCAGATTGCATAAGCAATTCCAACGAATGCAAAGAGCAAACCTAGGCCAATGAAAGTAAGCCAACCAAATGGAAAATGCCCGGAAAAATCCTCAAGTGGTTGATGGACGAAATACGGCCAATTGACGAACACTCCAAATGTATAGAGTAATCCAACAATTGTTATTTGCTTAAGGTACCCTATGGCTTGCTCATCTTTATCAAACATCAAGCAAAGAGGGCCGAACCAGAAAAGATACCAAGGCATTACCCAGCGAAAGACAAACAGGAGGGATGGTAGAAGATACAGATAGAGAGGTTTGAGTTTGTTAATTCTGCCTTTCCAAGTAGCATTCTTCATGTCCTCCAAAGAAGGGAGATAGATGTGCACTGTGCTGAGCATGAATATAACATAGACAACAAGTGGAATCAGAGCAGGCGGCCACACGTATGATGGCTGATAGTCACCGAATCCAGGAGTCGCAAGGAAAAGACCCGGAAAGAGGGGGTTCACGATGTATGAGCTATATGAAGAAGCATTCAGGAAATGTTGAATCAACGAATCGAAATTCGCTCCTAGAAATGCAAATGGAATCACAGTCAAAAGGGTGGAAACGAAGAACCATATCACTGATAGTGGTGCTTCGATAAACAGAAGGGGCAAGATGACCCCAGAGTAGATTTTTGTCTGGACGGATAAGCCTAACGTAAACATTGACTTACCCATTTGACCTTCTTGACGTAACACGAGGGCCATAAGCATAAGACAATCTACAATTGGTTCCAGTTTTCCACCACCAGCTGCCATAATTAGACCATACACGTAGTACCCAGCAAAGAACATTCGTGCCCATCTTTGATTATAGATTTTATCTCCAAGAAGTACTGCTATCAGTACTAAATTCAGATTGAAAACAAGAGTGAGAACGAAATTCAGCCAAAGGGGTTGAAAACCCCCCGCACCGGGGAAGAGCCAAGTACCGATGGCGAAGAAAATGAGTCCAAAAACGGGATATTCGTAGGTTATGTTCCCCAAATAAAGTGGAAGTGTGTGATATCCGTCATTGAACGGAGGGCCCATTTCGTCTGCAAGCTGATGGTCATTCATATTGTAGATACTGAACCCGTAAATCCAGAATGCCTCACCATACATCTCATTTCTATTACGATCGCGTTCGATTACCAATACATTCGCGAATGGTATGGCAATCATTGAAATGACCAAGCTCAGTACGAGATATCTCCGCATCTCGTAGATTTTCAGCGATATCGCATCAAGCATTCTGCATTGACTCCAAGCCGTACGTTTCAGAAACGTTTTACGTTAGTTTCGCATGGCTGGTCCGTAATTAACCTTTTGCAGTGAAAGAATCAATAATGGGTACATACAGCTGTACAAGGGCTTCTACTGCAGATACGTGGGGCAAGGCCATTCATTACATTTCAAACAACCCGAACATCGCTGCGAGTTGACTTTTACTTTGCCATTTACAAGTTCAAGGGCGTCATATTCACACCTTGCAACACAGCTGCCACAGCCTTGACAGAGTGTGGCTCGCGTGACAGCGCACTCAATTTGATCGATGAGTTTTCGAATCTTCTCTGCGCTTCTCCCGTGAAGGGTAAGTGAGCCAGAACTATGCAGAATTATCCTCACATCGTCAGTTTTTGTTATGAGTGCCCCATCACCGTCAGAGAGCGTCGTTTCACCGAATATGGGCATAAGATTGGATACGCGATGCAAATCTAAATCTGAAGAGAATTTGCCTTGTATCTCATATCTACTATCATTCGTGCGAATAGTGTCGTCCATTGACAAGCTCAGTTCACTACTCGGGGAACGTCGACTAGGAGAAATGTCGAGCTCTAGTTTCGTAACCAAGTTCATCTGACCAGCAGGAAGATTTTTCCATCTCCAGAAGCCGAAGTCTACCCACTCCTTAGGATATCCATATTCGTCAGCCCATTTCATCAGTTTTTCAGAAAGATGTCTGTGAAGACGGGGATGAGTCTCTTTCAGTGCATCGAGTTCCGCTAATGAAGATGACGGACACAAGAAACAACCAATTCGCTGATATCCGCGTTTGTAGAGGGGATTGAACGATATATCTTCTTTGAATAGATATAGCCAGACCTCCAACGCGTTCCAGTCTTGAATTGGATTTGCGGATTTTTGGCCCGGAACCCATGGATTAGAGGTTACCCGTGGTTCACGGGAACGTCGATAAGATTCGAGCTTACGCTGTCCCATGAAATTGAGTACATTTCCCGAGAATTCGTTCTTTATTGTCTGAGCAGCTGGGCCCAATTTAACAATTTTGCAGCACCATCTATAGTCTCTAGCGGGAGGACCAAAATCTTTCATTGCCTCCCAAAACTCATCATTAACCTTTTGGCCGATGAGGGGGACATTCTCTTCCTGAGCGAACTGTTCAACGAACTCTGTCGTTTCGGGTAGTTCGATCCCAGTATCGATGAAAAAGAGGGGCGGTTTTTTGTCTAGGGCTTTTTTCACAACCAGATAAGTGACAAGAGAGTCTTTACCACCACTAAAACCAACCACCACGGGTTTGTTTTCTTTGTCAGCAACCCGCTTGACAAAGGATATCGCTTCCTCCTCGATGCTTTCTAAATCCGCTGTATTTGCATCTACTGCGTCATCCCAAGTTGCTTGTGTAGGATTGATGTGTGGTGCAACAGGTTCAGCCGCTTCCCGCACCTTGATTGCATAGCCTTTCTCTTGTTCATGCATCTCTTCTCCGCTCATCCGTGCCAACCCCGTTGCAACAACAAGACCCGAGGGGTCGGTGATATATACTTCATCACCAATCTCAATTTCTGCATCGCACCCAGACACACCGGGCTGCATCAAGTTGGCACCATCCAAGAGAAACCGAACCACATCAGAATCACATCCGACCCACTTCTGTTCGCTCAGCTGTGCAATCCTTCGTCCGCCTTCAAGGGTAAGTAGGAATGTGTACTCTTGCTTTGGTATATCATACCGTAATCGGCCGATTACATATCCGTCTATAACAATCTCAAACATCGAATCGAGAGAAGGTGCCTTGTTCATGACGATTGTTTTGGTAGCAGGTAGAACACTTGTACCAGTACCTTTTCCAAATTGCCTATCCAATGCTGTACGTGTTAACTGTAAATGACCATCCATAGCAGGAAAAGAATCGCCAGGAGGGGAGATTTCTACCTCACGTACCTCTTCACCGCAGACTCCACATGGGGTCTCCCTGGCTTTTGGTACATTACATGTATCACACCAGAATAGGCGTATCTCGCCCAGATAGGGTGCACCGCCCAGAATTCACACCTCGATTAAATTTGGGGTTAATCCTCTGCACCACTAATGATTTGGATGCCTCTGCTAGCACCAATTCGTGTTGCACCAGCATCAACCATAGCCTTTGCTTCATCGTAGGTGTGGATTCCTCCGGCAGCCTTGATGCCCAGTCTACCACCAACCGCATCATGCATGATTTCAACATCCTCAACGGAGGCCCCACGAGGGCCAAAACCGGTAGAGGTTTTTACAAATGCCGCTCCAGCGCCCTCTGCTAGTTGGCTAGCTGTTGTAGTTTCATCTTCGGTAAGAAAACCAGTCTCCAAAATCACTTTCACGGGTTTGCCACCTGAAGCCTCAACAACAGCAGCAATATCCTCTTCCACCAGCTCTTCATTTCCGGCCTTCATCGCGCCGATATTCATGACCATATCAATTTCATGTGCGCCATTGTTTACCGCACACTCTGCTTCAAAGGCCTTGGCCTCAGTCATCATAGCTCCCAAGGGAAAACCGACCACACTACAAACATTTACATTTGTCTCAGCAAGTTCATCCGAGGCGAGCATTACATTACAACTATTTACACATACAGCCCCAAATCCATAATCTATCGCTTCTTGGCATAGCTCCCTTATTCGATTAGGGGGTGTATCAGGTTTCAGTTCTGTATGATCTATCATCTGAGCAAGTTTGCTGGATGTGAGCTCCATAGGTACAACTCCGGTCGGAGAGTTGACTGTTCAATGCTATTAATATCTTCGAAAAGGACTATTTAGCTGCCGCCAAGATACGCTTTGATGTCATCAAGAACCTCTTTCTGCAAACGAATAATATCGTGAACTTCAAGCTCTTCGGCACTATCCACAACACTATTCAGCTGAACAACTGTACCTACTTCGGTAATTTTCTCGAAATCGACTGGAAACTCAACTTCAGCGCCTTTCACAATAAGCTCTGAACGAGTGGGATGGAGCGAGATACGAATACTTCGTACAATGCCAATTCGCCTAGCCCTACTATCAAGCACTTCTTTTCCCAGTAGACGTCCAGGCATGCTGAGCTCATAGAGCTCCGCCTCAATACTCGGTTTTGTTTCAGATTCGGTCATATTATCCCAGCTCCATAGGATGCAAGAGGGAAATGAAGTAATAGGCTTTTTACAGTATGTATTACTGGTGAATAGTGTGGCAAGAACCGTGGCAGGCACCGAATCGTTTGTCAAGATGAACCTCATCAAACCAGGAACAATAGAGCATCGAGACTATCAGGTGAACCTAGCAGAATCAGCAACCAAAGAGAGTACGATGGTAGTTTTGAGCACCGGTCTGGGAAAAACAATCATTGCTGCACTATTAACTGCAAAGAGGTTGGCCAAGTATTCGAACTCTAAGGTGCTTTTCCTAGCGCCATCACGACCGTTAGCCAATCAGCATACCAGATTTATGAAACAGGTGCTTGCTATTAGTAGCGATTCCATTGTGTGTATGACTGGTGACGATGCACCCAGCGAGAGGCCTTCTATTTGGAAAAGATCGAAGGTCATAGTAATGACCCCTCAAGCATTGCAGAATGATTTGGTTCAAAATAGCTACGATCTTAGCAATGTGTCACTCATTGTATATGACGAGGCGCATAGAGGAGTAGGAAATTACGCTTATACTTTCGTTGCTGAACTATATGAAAAACAAGCAAAATATCCGCTCGGTTTGGGACTTACCGCATCACCTGGCCATAATCCTGAACACATACGCCAAGTCTGCGAGAATCTCAATCTCACACAAATCGAAGTGCGAAATGAGACTAGTCCCGATGTGAAGGACTATGTTGTATCAGTAGATACAGATATTCGGTATGTTCGTTTGCCAGCTGAAATAGAGGTTCTCAGGGACATACTCTATGATTTGTTAGATGACTATGCACGCCCCATCAAGAAGTATGGGTATTCGCTTTCTGATAGCAGACGAATGAGCAGGAGTGAAATCCTTGAAGTGCAGAGAAAAGTACGTAGGGAGATAGGTTCGTATACCAATCCCCCGCGGCATCTCTTCCTGATAATGAGAAATCTAACATCTGCAATCCGTATTGTTCAGCTGCTCGAGTTTGTGGGTACTCAAGGTCTCACACCTACATTCCGCTACGTACAGAATATGTACGAGGAGGTACGCAATAGGAAGAGCTCAAAGGGTCTGCAGGACTTAATATCCCGCCCGGAATTCGATCAGTTCAGAAATCTGCTCGAGGCACTCATCGCCAAAGGCTATCGTCATCCCAAGGCAGATGCACTCCTTGAAATTATCAGTGAGCAATTATCAGTCGATGAGGATTCGCGGATTCTGGTTTTTACCCGATATCGTGACACCGCGGCAGAAGTCGTTGATACAATCCAACAGCTGGACGAAGTACGTGCCAGCAAGTTTGTCGGTCAAAGCTCACGAGGCTCTGATAAGGGATTCACTCAGAAAAAGCAGCTAGAAGTACTCGAAGGCTTCAGAAGCAATGAGTTCAATGTCCTTGTTGCAACGCAAGTTGGTGAGGAAGGACTGGATATACCTGAGTGTAATCTCGTCATTTTCTACGATTGCGTACCATCGATAGTACCGTATATTCAGAGAAAAGGACGAACAGGAAGAAAGTATCCAGGTCAAGTTATCATATTTGTTGCAAAAGGCACA
Above is a window of Candidatus Thorarchaeota archaeon DNA encoding:
- a CDS encoding phosphoadenosine phosphosulfate reductase family protein, yielding MLGGAPYLGEIRLFWCDTCNVPKARETPCGVCGEEVREVEISPPGDSFPAMDGHLQLTRTALDRQFGKGTGTSVLPATKTIVMNKAPSLDSMFEIVIDGYVIGRLRYDIPKQEYTFLLTLEGGRRIAQLSEQKWVGCDSDVVRFLLDGANLMQPGVSGCDAEIEIGDEVYITDPSGLVVATGLARMSGEEMHEQEKGYAIKVREAAEPVAPHINPTQATWDDAVDANTADLESIEEEAISFVKRVADKENKPVVVGFSGGKDSLVTYLVVKKALDKKPPLFFIDTGIELPETTEFVEQFAQEENVPLIGQKVNDEFWEAMKDFGPPARDYRWCCKIVKLGPAAQTIKNEFSGNVLNFMGQRKLESYRRSREPRVTSNPWVPGQKSANPIQDWNALEVWLYLFKEDISFNPLYKRGYQRIGCFLCPSSSLAELDALKETHPRLHRHLSEKLMKWADEYGYPKEWVDFGFWRWKNLPAGQMNLVTKLELDISPSRRSPSSELSLSMDDTIRTNDSRYEIQGKFSSDLDLHRVSNLMPIFGETTLSDGDGALITKTDDVRIILHSSGSLTLHGRSAEKIRKLIDQIECAVTRATLCQGCGSCVARCEYDALELVNGKVKVNSQRCSGCLKCNEWPCPTYLQ
- the deoC gene encoding deoxyribose-phosphate aldolase, with the translated sequence MELTSSKLAQMIDHTELKPDTPPNRIRELCQEAIDYGFGAVCVNSCNVMLASDELAETNVNVCSVVGFPLGAMMTEAKAFEAECAVNNGAHEIDMVMNIGAMKAGNEELVEEDIAAVVEASGGKPVKVILETGFLTEDETTTASQLAEGAGAAFVKTSTGFGPRGASVEDVEIMHDAVGGRLGIKAAGGIHTYDEAKAMVDAGATRIGASRGIQIISGAED
- a CDS encoding elongation factor 1-beta gives rise to the protein MARVIITLKVMPEDVDIDQEALLEKIKENIPKGTDVRATEIVPVAFGLKAIRMNVAREESMGGTEDIEEAIMDIEGIAQVEVERVSRM
- a CDS encoding FAD synthase, yielding MTRSKILAAGKFDILHLGHLAYLRQAKELAGSDGQLVVVIARDDTIERERGAPPVFPQEQRQHLVEALEMVDKAVIGYDNEDHAAIVIDIKPDIVALGYDQNANEKYLKKRMSEAGLEVRIVRLDKKKADGLCSSTEIRKRIIAYYKENGSIPGME
- a CDS encoding DUF1610 domain-containing protein, whose product is MKAIRCTSCHHSISPKENSVKFRCPSCGEFIIWRCENCRRFSIDYTCPNCGFEGP
- a CDS encoding CDC48 family AAA ATPase, yielding MVEIVLKVAEAEHRDIGRFIVRIDSMSMDEMGIRTGDIVQIHGKKDTAAIAWPAYQGDKGQDIIRMDGRIRRNAGVSLGENVKVERADEEPARNVSLAPTSVPISPEPRFEEFVKRKLLNCPVTNGDTVFIPILGRAIPFKVTSTKPAGTVVVQHSSVLSISEKPTGDVVGTSQVTYEEIGGLEEPIQRIREMVELPMRHPEIFKRLGIEPPRGLILHGPPGTGKTLLAKAVASESEANFTHINGPEIMSKFYGESEQKLRKIFEDAEENAPSIVFIDELDAIAPKREDVQGEVERRVVAQLLATMDGLKARGQVVVIGATNRINALDPALRRPGRFDRELEIGVPDEPGRLEILLIHSRGMPLTSEGKGKVNLDELAKVTHGFVGADLEALCREAAMKALRRYLPSIDLEDERIPQEVLEKLEVNRMDFTSALREIQPSAVREVFVEVPDVQWEQVGGLDDVIQELIEVVEWPLKKPEVFDRIGITVPKGVLVFGPPGCGKTLLAKAIATESEANFISVKGPELLSKWVGESEKAVREVFRKARTAAPSIIFFDEIDAIAPTRGSVTGDSHVSERVISQLLTEMDGLEGLEDILVLAATNRPDLIDPALLRTGRFDRFVYVDAPDKKGRKEILDIYTKDMPLDDDVDIKELVRKTEHFVGGDIEALCREAGMRALREDTDIEVVSKRHFDAALEKIHPSVTKDQLDKFQRLNQQLRRAPSVSVGPQGYTI
- a CDS encoding DEAD/DEAH box helicase, which gives rise to MARTVAGTESFVKMNLIKPGTIEHRDYQVNLAESATKESTMVVLSTGLGKTIIAALLTAKRLAKYSNSKVLFLAPSRPLANQHTRFMKQVLAISSDSIVCMTGDDAPSERPSIWKRSKVIVMTPQALQNDLVQNSYDLSNVSLIVYDEAHRGVGNYAYTFVAELYEKQAKYPLGLGLTASPGHNPEHIRQVCENLNLTQIEVRNETSPDVKDYVVSVDTDIRYVRLPAEIEVLRDILYDLLDDYARPIKKYGYSLSDSRRMSRSEILEVQRKVRREIGSYTNPPRHLFLIMRNLTSAIRIVQLLEFVGTQGLTPTFRYVQNMYEEVRNRKSSKGLQDLISRPEFDQFRNLLEALIAKGYRHPKADALLEIISEQLSVDEDSRILVFTRYRDTAAEVVDTIQQLDEVRASKFVGQSSRGSDKGFTQKKQLEVLEGFRSNEFNVLVATQVGEEGLDIPECNLVIFYDCVPSIVPYIQRKGRTGRKYPGQVIIFVAKGTHDEFYHWSVKKKLKKMPSALEEAEDDSQTSLEDFANKREPTPKEKPSSPPTRTKDGKIKMIVDSRELPTAVARELARLNVVISGESLEIGDYIASEDVAVERKEANDFIESMIDGRLFSQLIELKSTYRRPALIIEGEQIIGLRAVNPASIYGALASIAIRIGVPIIWTRNEEETANVLYRIAYLEQEKEKKPIRTRPSESKSRDADVLEYILSGFPGIDTVISRAILTKFGTLEKVFKADKKELQSVNGVGPKKAGRIRRLLRTIHPFYEGEEKEDDAE
- the fen gene encoding flap endonuclease-1, giving the protein MGTKLGAIVQAETLSLSDLSGREIAVDAFNSIYSFLAIIRQVDGTPLKDRKGRVTSHLSGLFYRNINLLEKGIHPVYVFDGEPPQLKSEEIERRRMVRKEARKEWKKAKEEGRMEDARKAAQASSKLTEEMVIDSKELLSALGIPHIQAPSEGEALAAQLVQENLVWASASQDNDSLLYGCPRMIRNLTISGRRRSRSSSGYITIEPELIDLDLNLRLLEISQEQLIDIAILIGTDYNDSPKGIGPKTALKLVKKHGTLEEIESATDYDFDFPYEQIRSIFLRSPQATVEAPEWEDPNFDGIRTILCNEHDFSRSRVDSSLERLEASLEKIRDTTRQSALEDFF